In the Desulfosporosinus acidiphilus SJ4 genome, CAACGTTCAGCGTCAGATAATGCAACTCTTGCATATTAACATTTATTCTGTGCAAATAAACAAATTCCTGCATAAAAAATGTTTAATTACACATTTATTTTGTTTGTACATAGGGTTCCCTAAACACAACGAAAACTTGCAAACCATAGTTTGCAAGTTTTTTCGAACCGGCTGCGCTAACAAAACACAATTAGACCCGTAAATAGTCGTTCTTATCTTTTAACTGAACAAGTTTACTTTGTTAAGAAAATTTAAGAACGGCTTGTAACAGTGGTAAGTTGTTAACAAGCCGTCTTCTAAATAATTATGCTTTGTGAAAAACTCTGACGCTATACTTAACTATTTGTTATTAAACAGTTTATTCATTAACGTTCAACAATTACGGCGATTCCTTGGCCGCCTCCGATACAGAGTGTAGCCAAGCCCCTTTGAGAATTTCTGCGCTTCATTTCATGAAGCAAGGTAACTAAAATTCGCGTTCCCGAAGCTCCCACTGGATGGCCCAGGGCAATAGCTCCACCATTAACATTGGTTTTTTCCATATCAAGCTTTAATTCTTTAGCTACCTCTAACGTTTGAGACGCGAAGGCTTCATTTGCTTCAACAAGATCGATATCCTCAATCTTCAAGCCACATTTTTCTAGAGCTTTCCGAGTTGCAGGAATCGGTCCTGTGCCCATAATGCGCGGATCAACTCCAGCCGAAGCCCAGGATTTAATGGTAGCTAAGGGGGTTAAGCCCAACTCTAAAGCCTTTTCTTTAGACATTACTACGACCACTGCAGCACCGTCATTGATACCTGAGGCATTAGCTGCAGTCACGGTACCGTCTTTTTTGAAGGCTCCCTTTAATTTGGCCACATACTCATAAGAAGCACCAAAACGCGGGAATTCATCTTGGGAAAATACAATCGGATCTCCCTTGCGCTGCGGAATAGATACCGGAACAATCTCCTCGGTAAACTTGCCGGCTTTAATGGCAGCTTCCGCCCGGTTCTGGCTTGATACTGAATAACGGTCTTGTTCTTCACGAGAAATACCAAATTGCTCGGCAATATTCTCAGCTGTAATTCCCATGTGAATATTATCAAAAGCATCTGTAAGTCCGTCATTAACCATTAGATCTATGACATTTGCATTCCCCATTCTTAATCCCGTTCTAGCCTTTGGTAGACCATAGGGTGCGAGGGACATGCTCTCCATTCCGCCTGCAACGACTATATCAGCATCTCCGCTAATAATTGCTTGCGCAGCACAGACAATGGATTTTAAACCGGAACCGCAAACTTTATTTAACGTCCATGAAGGAACTTCTTGGGGAATTCCGGCTTTTATCGCCGCTTGGCGAGCAGGATTTTGTCCTAAACCGCCTTGCAATACGTTGCCTAAAATAACTTCGTCTACTTGATCAGGGGTAATTCCAGCTCTTTGGATTGCCTCTTTGATGACGACTGCCCCAAGTTCTACGGCAGGTATTTGTCCTATAGCCCCGCAGAAAGAACCTACTGGGGTACGTACAGCGCTAACGATAACAACGTCTTTCATTAAGTCATCTCCTACAGCAATATTTAAAGTATTGAAGGATTCTTATATTATCCTTTAAGGATATGGCTGCTAATAACGACACGTTGAATCTCATTGGTTCCTTCATAAATTTCCGTAATTTTGGCATCCCGCATCATACGCTCAGCTGGATATTCACGTGTATAACCATATCCTCCATGGAGTTGAACTCCCATGGTCGTCACAGCCATTGCCGTTTCAGAAGCAAACAATTTAGCCATTGCCGATGCCTTGGAAACCGGTACGTGTGCATCAGCCATTTTACAAGCTTTATAAACGAGCAAGCGAGCAGCTTCAATTTGAGTTGCCATATCGGCCAGTTTAAATTGAGTGTTCTGGAACTCTGAAATGGCTTTGCCGAATTGCACACGTTCTTTTGTGTACTTCATGCATTGCTCATAGGCTCCTTGAGCAATACCTAAAGCTTGGGATGCAATTCCAATCCGACCAAAATCAAGGGTCTGCATCGCAATTTTAAATCCTTGGCCTTCTTCACCCAAGAGATTTGCAGCAGGTACATGAACATCTTCAAACACTAACTCATAGGTTGCCGAGGAACGAATCCCCATCTTCTTCTCTTTTTTACCAAAGGAGAATCCAGGCATGCCTTTTTCAATAATAAAAGCGGCAATTCCGCGATTACCTTTGCTCTTATCCATTTGGGCTGTAACAACATACGTATCAGCATAATAGGCGTTGGTAATAAAGATTTTGCTGCCATTTAAGATATACTCATCGCCTTGACGAACTGCTGTAGTTCTCGTTCCGGAAGCATCGGAGCCAGCCATGGGTTCTGTTAAACCAAACGCTCCAAGTTTTTCACCTGTGGCTAAAGGAACTAGATATTTCTTCTTTTGCTCTTCCGTTCCAAATTTATAGATAGGGTTGGCACAAAGGCTGGAATGAGCAGAAATTGTAACACCCACTGAAGCATCAACCCGGGAAAGTTCTTCAACGGCAATAGCATAGGAAATATAATCTGCTCCTACACCGCCATACTCTTCAGGGAAAGTAATGCCGGCTAATCCAAGCTCACCGGCTTTTTTCCAGATCTCTACAGAAAACTCTTCAGTTTCATCCCGATGTTCCGCACCCGGTGCACATTCCTTTTCTGCAAAATCACGTACCATTTTTCTCATCATGATATGGTCTTCAGTTAAATCAAAATTCATGAAACTCAGCCTCCAATTATTTTTCTTCTAGTTTTATCGTCCTTCAAAGTTAGGTTTGCGTTTTTCTACAAAAGCAGTACAGCCTTCTGTTTGGTCTGATGTACTAAAGGTTAAGCCGAAAACTTCAGCTTCATAACCCTGAGCACTATCTAAGTCTAAATTAATTCCTCTTTGAATGGCGCTCTTGGTTAACTGGACAGCCACAGGAGCTCTTCCTGCAATTCTCTGAGCAAGTTTCAGAGCCTCCTCCATTAAAGAGTCTAAAGGATATACTTTATTGACAAGTCCAATGCGGTAAGCTTCCTGAGCATCAATGATATCACCGCTAAACAGCAATTCGCTGGCCAGTCCGGTACCTACTAAACGCGGCAAACGCTGAGTCCCCCCAAATCCGGCGGTAAGCCCTAGCGTCACTTCCGGTTGTCCGAATTTGGCATTCTCGGCGGCAATGCGAATATCACATGCCATTGCCAGTTCACATCCTCCGCCTAAGGCAAAACCATTAACGGCGGCGATCACAGGCTGAGGCAAAAGCTCCAGTTTTCGGAAGGTTGCCTGACCCAATTGAGCAAATCGGCGGCCTTCTAAAGGAGAAAAGTCTTTCATTTGAGAAATGTCTGCCCCGGCAATAAATGCTTTTTCACCGCTGCCTGTAATAACGAGTGCTTTGACACTGGAATCTCTCCCCAGTTCATCAAGGGCGGTGGACAGTTCCGACAATGTGTCACTGTTTAAAGCATTTAAGGCTTTCGGCCGATTGATTGTTAGGACAGCAATATTTCCTTGTTGTTGAAGCAAAAGATTGGTGTACTCCACGCTTTGACCTCCTCATTTTACAAATCTCATAAATATCCTCACTCTTTAATGGAGCAGATATTACAGCAAAGACTTGTATTAGCCATGATAACGACCTTCTGTATTATGACTCATATTGATAGAAGCCTCGGCCCGTCTTCCTTCCTAACCAACCTGCTTTGACATATTTGCGAAGTAATGGGCAAGGACGATATTTATCGCCTAATCCTTCGTGGAGAACCTCCATAATTGACAGGACTGTATCCAAGCCGATCAAATCAGCTAAAGCCAACGGACCCATAGGGTGGTTCATCCCCAGTTTCATGACGTTATCAATAGCTTCAACCGTTGCGATGCCTTCAGAAAGTGTATAAATGGCCTCGTTGAGCATGGGGATTAAAATCCTATTGGCAACAAAACCTGGAGCATCATTAACCTCTACTGGTGTTTTACCCATCTTTATACTAAGGTCTTCGATGGTGGAATAAACGTCATTGCTGGTAGCTAAGCCACGAATAACCTCGACAAGTTTCATTACTGGAACAGGGTTCATAAAGTGCATCCCTATTACTCGGTCAGGACGTTTCGTGCAAGCAGCAATTTCAGTAATCGGGAGTGATGAAGTGTTCGTTGCAAGAATCGTATGTTCAGGGCAAATCACGTCAAGCTGAGAAAAGATCTGTACCTTTATGGCCATATTTTCCACTGCCGCTTCAATGACCAAATCTACGGAAGCTGCATCTTGCAAGGAAGTAGATTTAGTGATTCGGGACAAAATACTATCTTTTTCCTCTGCCGGCAGCTTTCCTTTTTCTACCGAACGATTCAGATTCTTCTCAATGATCCCAAAGCCACGATTCACGAATTCTTCTTTAATGTCATTTAGGACAACGGAATAACCTGCTTGAGCTGCGACTTGGGCGATCCCGCCACCCATTTGTCCTGCCCCGATAACCATGATTGTTTTCACACATGCTCCTCCTTTTTCTATTATAATTTTTAGTACCCGCAGAAATGGGTGATTCCGAATCATACGAATCTTAATGCAATTTCCATGCCATTTATTATTCAATAGATTCAGAATCTTAAATCCGGCTCTGACAAGCCTTCCAGTGACTGATCTATGAATATTAAATAAGAAAAGAAACGGAAACTGTAAACGTTTATTGACACTAATTTAATGCGAACAAGGCATTTGCGATTTATTTCCAGCGAAAATCAAAATGTCTATAAATTGAGACATGTTCACGAACGTTTACATGTCTGTTTTAAATATTCTGACCATTAAAGAGAACTGCCTTTAAAAGAACAAGGAAATCTACAGCTCTACAAGAGTATATCCTTAATGAAGATCATGTTTTATTAATTTCTTATATAAGCCCGCACGCGATAGACCTAAACTTTTTGCCGCTTGCACTTTATTGCCGTTGGTTGCATCCAAAGCATAAATTAATGCTTCTTTTTCCACGGTATCAAGAATACTCTCCAAAGTTCCTGAAAGATGGCGAGTTTCCGTACCCGCTAAAATTTGCAAATAACTCGGCAAATGCTTTAACTGAATTTCCGAACCATCAAGCATATTAAAGGCTCTCTCAATAATGTTCTCAAGTTCACGGACATTCCCAGGCCAACGATAATTTAGAAATACTTTTCTTGTTTCCTCCGAAACTCCTGTGACCGATTGAGCAAATTGAAGATTAAACTTCTTTATAAAGGTATCAATGAGAGCATCTATATCTTCTATTCTGTCTCTTAAAGGCGGAATTGTTAAGGTGACAACGTTTAAACGATAATACAAGTCCTCACGAAACTGTTTTTCACGAATCATCGTTTCGAGATCACGGTTTGTAGCAGCCACTAGCCGAACCTGTATTTTTCGTGGTTTACTGCTGCCAAGACGTTCAATTTCTCGTTCTTGCAGTACACGAAGCAATTTAACTTGCATCGCCATTTCCATATCCCCGATTTCATCAAGGAACAAGGTTCCACCGTCAGCGAGTTCAAACTTGCCGATCTTACCTCCTTTTCGGGCCCCGGTAAAAGCTCCCTCTTCATAACCAAACAATTCAGATTCCAGCAGATTTCCCGGAACCGCGGCACAATTTACTTTTATGAAGGGACCTTCTTTGTTTAAGCTCTCCATATGAAGCAATTGGGCAAATAATTCTTTTCCTGTCCCGCTTTCTCCTCTTAAAAGAACCGTAGATTCTGATTTCGCAACTCGAAGAGCAATTTGCACCAAAGAAACCATGCGAGGATTTTTCCCTTTTAAAAGCTCTATGGCAGAAAAATTTTTCTTCAGAATGGTTTTTTTATAATAATCAAGTTCTGAGCGTAGCGAATTAACTTTTTTCGTCAAAGCATATAGTTCATTGACATCTTTAAAGACAACCTTACCTAACGCCCCAACTATTTTTCCTTCTTGAGTAATAGGAATTCTGCTGGCGATGATTTCATGACCATTTAAATCATGAATATAGCCATGAACAGGTTGTCCCGTAACCAGTACATCCGTAAATTTTGGATTTTCATAAATTTCCTGGATGTGTTTTCCGATCATTTCCTCAGGAGATTTGTTAAAGAAATTAGCGAAAGCTTGATTCGTCATGGTTACAATTCCCTTTTCGTTCGTGACAATTAAACCATCGTAAGCAGTATTAAGAACAACCTCCAGAGTTCGTTGAAGTTGCTTCGTTTTTTCATGTTCGATTACTAAGTTATCAATTACGTTTTGGAGATCTGTAATATCCTGAAATACTGCCACGGCTCCCACGAGCTCACCATGAATATGAATAGGCGTGCGATTACTTAATAGAACCTTATTATTCATGGTCAACTGCTGGCCTAACTCAGGAATTCCTTTTTCGAATACTCTTAATAACCCGGTTCCGGGAAAATAGGTGGTAATTGATTGCCCAACAAGGTCGCGATCCGGAGTTTGCAGAATATTATAGACAGCCCTATTAGCGTAGATTATTTGGCCTTCTAAGTTGACGGCAATCACTGCATTATTCGTGTTATCGAGTATTTTATCTATAGGAATTGTTCCAGACTGCTGCTCCAGCATCGTTGAGAGCCCCCCTGAAATTTCTGTCTAGTCAATCATATTCGACAGAAATCAAACGAATCCTTCTACTGAAGCGCTTAGTGTTTTCTTCCCTAACAGTCCTATTTACAACGCTAAAAGGGTCTAATACCGATCAGTTTTTAACCCAAGTCATTCTTGCGGCCTCTAGCGCGGGCGACTGCCTAGAATGCCGCTAAGCGGCATGGAAGTCTGATAATGTAAAAAATTGAGGAGTGTGCTTACTTATTTCACACTCCTCAATCTCTTTAACCATTTGGTATTGTTTTCTGGATATTTCGTTCTTTGTGAGTATCATATTCAGTGTAATGGGGATCAGATTTGGTAACGGGAGATTTCGGTCGAGATACTTTCTTTCGAGCGCCCATATCCATCCTCCCTTTCGATCATTTTTACACTCTATATCTTTTCCAAGATAAAAAGTCTTATGCTTTTAATCGTTGTTGTTTAAAGAACGAAATTTTGGAGAAACACATCTATGAAAAGAAAATCCCATAAATCCGTTTTAAATTTTGACTCTTTTTACGCTATAATAAAGAGAAAAGCTAATCGACTGATTGCTACGGGGAGGTATGACGTGTTTAAAGAGCAAAAAATTAAAGAGTTATTGACGATAAAACCTTTCACAACAATGTCTGATGAATTTATTGATTTTTGTATAACCCATGGCCGAACGCGTCATTATGCACCAAAACAATACCTTTACTTTGCCGGAGATGAAGGAAATACTGTCTACTTTCTATTATCCGGAAGAATCAGATTATATCTAATGGGAGAGTTAACTGAAAAGATCATCCGAGTCTTAAGCCCCCCGGTATTCTTTCCTGAAGTAATTCTGGATGGAAGGCCATACCCTCATGCAGCACTTTGTATCGAAGAAACAGAAGTTCTTGCTCTTAATCGCGAGACTTTAATACATTTTATCCAAAGCAACCCTTCTATTCTTTGGGGGTTCTACAAAATGTTAGCCTTGGATTTGCGACGCTCTTATCGTCAAATCCGAAATCTCTCCATTGGTGACGCCCGGTTGCGCCTAGGGGCAAAATTGTATGCCCTAGCTCATGTTCATGGACAATCAACGTCTAAAGGAGTATTGATTACAATTCCTTTATCTGCCACGGAACTTGCCGGGATGTGTAGTCTGGCCCGAGAATCAGTAAGCCGTATCTTAAGCGAATTAAAGGAATCTCATTTAATCGAAATTGATAAAAAAAGTATTACCGTTTCTGATCCTCAAAAATTGAGTCTTTGGATCCACGACCGCTCTGTACGTTCTCGCTCTGCTCTTGAGTAAGATGAATAGAATCCAAAAAATGCGTTAAGCGTTCCTCCGGTTCCCCTTGATCTATATACCGTTGGAGTGTTTCAATGACCCAAGACACTACTTCATCATCTGTTTTGAGTTGACCGGCCAGTCTGGCAAATTGCGGATGGCGGCCTACTCTTCCACCATATCGTACTATCCACCCCTTTTCGGATCCGGACAACGTACCTGTTGGGCAAACTCTTAGACAATCTCCGCAGGATATACATTTGTCTTGATTTATAATAATCTCCTGTGATTCTCTTGTTATTGCTTTCTCAAGGCAAGCGCCAATACAGACATCACACTCTGCGCAGGGTATTTCAGTAATTTTTGGAACAACATATCCAGATATACCGAAATCCTTGATATTGGGTTGCGAACATCCATTAGGGCACCCTGCCACACTGATTTTTGGTAAATGATGATAATGAACGGGTGTAAATTTTTGAGCAAGAGTTTGTAAAAGGTTTAATTCATCGAGTTTCTTAAGCATTTTTTCATAGAGGTTTTGCCAATTACAAGCAGCTTTAGGACAATTTGGCCGGCAATGTTCAAGTTGAAATCCATTCTGTTGCATCTTATCTTCCTCCGGGAAACGATTATTTAAAAATTTTTCGCTACTCGTTAGTATAGATTAGCTTAACAAAAAAATTTCTTCAGTGATGTGTTTTAAATCACATTTACTGCCATGATATTAGATTTTACTTGTCAACTTTGACAGTCAAGATCTTCTCTAACCATAGTGTGGAGAATAAAAAAACAGATGAAGTCCAACTTCATCTGTTTTTCTGTTCGTATCTGTTCTCTCCTGTTCTCCTTAGATATCGTTATTTATCCCCATCAAGACTTCCATTTCTAACTTCTAGTACGTGGAGATTACTCCATTGTTTTCTTAATCGTTCAAATTCACTCTCTTACCCGAACATAGATATACAATTTCTTCAGAAATATTTGTGCAATAATCTCCGAATCGCTCTAAGAACCTGCAGGCAAAAAGCAAATAATTTGCTTGATGAACCTGTTCTGGTTTTGACATCATAATGCCTTTTAAATCTTCAAAGGCTTGAGAATATATTTTATCAACCTCATCATCCATTATAGCCATAGAAGCCGCGGCATCGCAGTCTTCTTGAACATAAGCTTTAAGTCCAAGATCAAGCATTTCTTTTACCTTAGCGCTCATTTGCTGAATATTCATTAAAGGCATAATCAAGGATTCTTGGCCTATCCTGTTGGTTAACTTTGCCAGATCGACTGATAGGTCACCCATTCTTTCAAGATAAATGGCAATTTTTAACCCGGCGACTACTTTACGTAAATCACGGGCATAGGGTTGCTGGGTTGCAATCAAACGAATACAATGTTCTTCAATTTTCGCTTGAAGGTCGTTGACCACAGAATCATCGGAGATAACCTTATTTGCTAATGTAAGATCCTGATCAAGCAGAGATTTCACGGCAGAACTAATTCGGTTATCAACCATTTTCCCCAGATCGAGAATATTCAAACGAAGGTCTTCCAAATCGCGATCAAATTTTTGACGCATTGGCATCTTTTCGCCCTCCTCTCCTTCATTATTTACTCAAGTTTATCATCACTATTACCAATAGAAAAATCTCTCTTTTTAATTGCAAAGACATTTCCTTTCCAATTTTTCTTCATGTCCTGCGACTGCCTAATGCTTTGAGGATCAGACGCTGCCGGGATTTGCATAAAAAAACCACGAAAACGTGGTTTAGCTGCAATTAATCCATCGACCCATTACACATCGGCCGTGACTAATCCAGGGACTCTTCTTTCTTCTGAAGCAACAACTTAGAACAATATTCAATCATTTCACGACGCCTTACAATTCCAATAAAAGTCTGCTGGTCATCCACAACTGGTACGAAATTTTGCACAACAGCTCGGGAAATTAAATCCTCAATTTGTGCATCAATCGTAACCGGTAAATTCTGAACATGCTGTTCCACATCGCATAAATGTATATCTTCCGTGTTATGAAATGTTAATCCAGGAGTATTCTTTAGCTTCCAAAGCAAATCCCCTTCAGTTATTGTCCCTACATATTTCCCATCATTATTGATAAGAGGTACTGCCGAATAGCTGTGATACTCCATCCTCTCCAAGGCTTGGCGCATGGTTGCATTTTCTTTAAGATAAACAATATCCTTCTTTGGAATAAGAAAAAAAGCTACATTCATACTCTAACGCTCCGTAATATAAATCATAAAAATAATTATCCTGAAAGCTCTTCATTATCTACTTATATTATAGATAAACCCTAGAAAAAAGAAAAGATTACTCCGTCAGCTAATACATTATACTTGATATGTTTCTAAATACCAAGTTAAAAATGTTTGCTAAAACGATTTAATAAATTCACTAAGCTTTCCGGCGTAAACTGCAGAATGGCAGGCTTACCAGCAGGAGCTTCCTGCAAGGGCTTAGCCCCTGTTGTCTGGGGAGGTACCACCGCTCTGACAAAAATTGTTGCTAATAATTCTAAGATAAACATCGGTAAGGCTCCGCGCAAGCCGGGAAACGTAATGATCGGTACAATAAGGAAGACCGTAGGTCCAAATGGATTGCCTACAAAATCTCCCCAAACAGTTAAGGCCACAACAACAGGAGCTTCAGGAGATTCCAAAGTTCCGGAGGTGACATCAGGTCGATAACCTGGGGGTTGAACAGCCGTGGGTTGAACAGCGGAACTTGGAATAGAACTGCGAGACACTGAATTTAAAAATTCTTGTAAATCTCCCATAGACATACTCACAGATTGTTCCGGAGCTAAAACCGTTCCAGATTTAGTAGTACTTAATTCTAATCCAAAAAACCGGTTTATTAGAAAAAGAAAAATTTGAGCAGAAATCAAAATACCTAAGGATGCAAATACTTTCCCAGTTAATAATGGCTGCAGAAAAAACAGAGTTGAACTTCCGGGCGTTGAGCTTATTGGAGCAAAGAAAGAAATTCCAAAATTTAAAGGTTCCTTCGGAATATTGTCTCCAGTGGCCACGGGTTCACATGAATTATACATATTTAAGGGGGCACTTGATGACGCAGCTATTGGACTATTGTTCATGCTCTAACTCCTCTCCTAATTTAGGTTATGGAGCTTTTTTAAAAATGTAACTGCTGCGTGAGGATCCTCTCGGTTTAAGTTAATTATATTTGGAATGCCAATATAACTTAATTATGGCAGTAGCCTCTGACTAATAGTGATATAAGTATTTATAATGTTCAACGAAATCACAGGTACAGCATTTCACATAATAAGTACTTCTAAAACAAGACACATCATTCTAAAATTTAAAAATCACAGTTGATTTGCATCCATAATCCGTCATGAATGACATAAAATATTACAATTCGACAATTAGCATCCATATATTAAATTAATATTAAGCGTGTTGACATAATACGACCCCAATGTTAGTCTTTGACTATAAAGAAAACGCAGGTGTATTATTAGTAATTTTTTAAATGAACTTACCGTAATAATCATCAAACGTTTTAAAGCAACCCTTACTCTTTAAGTGTAAAAATTCACAAAAAAAGTGAATTATTTCACTTGTTTAACTTTTCAAAATTTTATAATTTAGAAGGGGTTGGTATTTACTGGAGCATGAAGGTGGTAGTTCTGGGATCCTAATCCTAGGGTTGTATGAGTTTTAGTAGGTTTAATTTTCAATCTTTAAAAAGTAAAGAGTTTATTTAAATGGAGGGAGTTAAATGCGTTTAAGTTGGCTAATAGTTTTCCTGATCATGGCTGTCGTTGCAATTGGGTTATTTAGTTCTGCCTTAAAGAAAAAGATTGGTATTCTGGCTTTAGGGGCTAAAGTAGAAGATGAAAGATTTGAAAACCCTCAAAAACGCTTTATGAATTTTGTATCCTTAGTCTTAGGACAAAAGAAAATAATCAACGAGCCTTATGGAATTATTCATTTTTTCATTTTCTGGGGATTTATTTTTATCTGTTTGGGAGAATTACCATTAATATTTGAAGGAATTTTTCCTGCCTATTCCTTTCCCTTTTTAGGTACAAACCCTTATTTTTATATGATCAAGGATATCTTGACCCTATTTGTTACCATTGGCTTAATTATTAGTTCTATCAGAAGGTGGGTCTTCAAACCAGCTCAATTATATCGTTCTAAAGAAGCAGCAATTATTGTCTTACTAGTTATCGGAGTCATAGTAACCGAATGGATTTCCAGCGGCGCTAAGGTCGCTCTTGAACCAACAAAAAGCGCATATGCTCTTGCAATGATGTACCATACCTTTGCCAATCTATTTATGGGACTAAGCCCAGATACATTAGTCGGAATCCAAACATCATTCTGGTGGATTCATATGGTTGTTGTCTTTAGTTTTCTCGTGTATATTCCGAATTCCAAGCATATGCACCTTTTAGCCGTTCATCCTAACACATATCTTTCATCCTTAAAACCTCTAGGTGCCCAAATTGAGAAGATTGATCTCGAAGACGAAGAACTCACTGAGTTAGGTGTTAACAGAATTGAAAGCTTTACTTGGAAACAACTATTAGACAGTTTTGCCTGCGGAGAATGTGGACGTTGTATGTCCAACTGCCCTGCCAATATTTCAGGTAAACCTTTAAACCCCAAACATTTACTCAGTCACCAACTAAAAGACCATCTCCTGGAAAAAGGTGCAGTTATGAAGGCCAAAGGCTTAACATCCACCGGTGACGAGAATGCCGAAGTGTTGGCTGAAATTGCAGAAAACGATCCGCAAGCAGCTGAAATTCTGCAAAAATCATTGATTGGGGATATTGTTACAGAAGAAGAAATTTGGGCTTGTACTACTTGCATGTCCTGTCAAGTCCAATGTCCGGTAGCAAACGAACATGTTAACAAGATCATTAATATGCGTCAATCCCTGGTTATGATGGATAGTAACTTCCCTCAAGAATTACAAACATCCTTCCGTAATGTTGAAAATAATGCCAACCCCTGGGGTGTCGGGTATACAGAGCGTGCAAATTGGGCTGCTGACCTAGATATCCCCTTAATCAGTGAAACAGAAAATGTTGAATACCTTTTCTGGGTCGGATGTGCAGGTTCTTTTGACAGCCGAGCTCAAAAAGTAACTGTAGCTATTGCCAAGATTCTTAAAGCTGCCGGAGTAAATTTTGCTATCTTGGGAACTGAAGAAAAATGCTGCGGAGACTTTGTACGCCGTTCAGGTAATGAATATTTATTCCAAACCGCTGCTGCTGAAAATGTAGAAATCTTAAATAACTATAACGTTAAGAAAATCATTACAGCTTGTCCTCACTGCTTAAATACGTTAAAGAATGAGTACCCTGAATTTGGCGGTAACTATGAAGTCATTCACCACACTCAATTCCT is a window encoding:
- the phoU gene encoding phosphate signaling complex protein PhoU, with the translated sequence MPMRQKFDRDLEDLRLNILDLGKMVDNRISSAVKSLLDQDLTLANKVISDDSVVNDLQAKIEEHCIRLIATQQPYARDLRKVVAGLKIAIYLERMGDLSVDLAKLTNRIGQESLIMPLMNIQQMSAKVKEMLDLGLKAYVQEDCDAAASMAIMDDEVDKIYSQAFEDLKGIMMSKPEQVHQANYLLFACRFLERFGDYCTNISEEIVYLCSGKRVNLND
- a CDS encoding CBS domain-containing protein, whose protein sequence is MNVAFFLIPKKDIVYLKENATMRQALERMEYHSYSAVPLINNDGKYVGTITEGDLLWKLKNTPGLTFHNTEDIHLCDVEQHVQNLPVTIDAQIEDLISRAVVQNFVPVVDDQQTFIGIVRRREMIEYCSKLLLQKKEESLD
- a CDS encoding (Fe-S)-binding protein, which codes for MRLSWLIVFLIMAVVAIGLFSSALKKKIGILALGAKVEDERFENPQKRFMNFVSLVLGQKKIINEPYGIIHFFIFWGFIFICLGELPLIFEGIFPAYSFPFLGTNPYFYMIKDILTLFVTIGLIISSIRRWVFKPAQLYRSKEAAIIVLLVIGVIVTEWISSGAKVALEPTKSAYALAMMYHTFANLFMGLSPDTLVGIQTSFWWIHMVVVFSFLVYIPNSKHMHLLAVHPNTYLSSLKPLGAQIEKIDLEDEELTELGVNRIESFTWKQLLDSFACGECGRCMSNCPANISGKPLNPKHLLSHQLKDHLLEKGAVMKAKGLTSTGDENAEVLAEIAENDPQAAEILQKSLIGDIVTEEEIWACTTCMSCQVQCPVANEHVNKIINMRQSLVMMDSNFPQELQTSFRNVENNANPWGVGYTERANWAADLDIPLISETENVEYLFWVGCAGSFDSRAQKVTVAIAKILKAAGVNFAILGTEEKCCGDFVRRSGNEYLFQTAAAENVEILNNYNVKKIITACPHCLNTLKNEYPEFGGNYEVIHHTQFLNQLIKDGKLVLNNTGSVEPQKIVYHDSCYLGRYQQEFDAPRSLFQMIPGVEIVEMDRHHNKSFCCGAGGGRMWLEEENHQRVNNLRVEQALEKNAEVIGANCPFCITMLEDGVKEKVDTDKQTVRVVDPAELIAKMVS